actgcaacagtttgtcatcgcaactcctctcaaaccacacaacagaatttcaggaaaccttttcagataataaggacatactatgttgatgtgcatatcgacaggaaattatgattcaattttttttctaggagttacgcccctttgaacttatttgtttcaatgtacttctgcaacagtttgtcatcgcaactcctctaaaaccacacaacataatttcatgaaactttgtagataataagaacatactatgtagatgtgcatattgacaggaaattatgattcaattttgttttcttatacaattatttttttcttatacaattatttttttcttacacatattttatttctccaatgacaatgtggggacagtactaaacatgacatgtgacacctgattatacaacatgcATTTAACACTCCAgaactgaacatgacatgtgacaccacatcatacaacattcatttaccactccagtactgaacatgacatgtaacacctgattatacaacattcatttaccactcttgtactaaacatgacatgtgacacctgatcataaaaactgcatttaccactcctgtactgaacatgacatgtaacaccacatcatacaacattcatttaccactcctgtactgaacatgacatgtgacacctgatcatacaacatgcatttactactgtactgaacatgacatgtgacacctgatcatacaacatgtgACTTAACAAttacactctttacctcaacaccaacatgtaacatagcaatgacactctttacctcataaccaacatgtgacatagaaATGACACTCtgatagtcaacaccaacatttgACATAGCAATGATCAGATGaaactctttacctcaacataAACATGttacatagcaatgacactcttatagtcaacaccaacatgtgacatagcaatgacactcatatgatcaacaccaacatgtgacatagcaatgacactcatatgcttgacaccaacatgtgacatagcaatgacactcctatagtcaacaccaacatgtcacttagcaatgacactcttatactcaacaccaacatgggacatagcaatgacactctacctcaacaccaacatgtgacaaaACAAttacactcttatagtcaacaccaacatgtgacatagcaatgacactctttacctcaacaccaacttgtgacatatcaatgacactctttacctcaacaccaacatgtgacatagtaatgacactcttatagtcaacacaaacatgtgacatagcaatgacactcatatgatcaacaccaacatgtgacagcaatgacactcttatagtcaacaccaacatgtcacttagcaatgtcactcttatagtcaacaccaacatgtgacatagcaatgatactcttatagtcaacaccaacatgtcactAAGCaagacactcttatagtcaacaccaacatgtgacatagcaatggcACTCATATGCTCAACACCAACAtatgacatagcaatgacactcttatactcaacaccaacatgtgacgtagcagtgacactcttatactcaacaccaacatgtgacatagctaTGACACTCTTATATATTCAACACCAGCATGTGGCATAGCAGTaccactctttacctcaacaccaacatgtatCATAGCAGTGACACTcatatactcaacaccaacatgtgacataacaatgacactATACCTCAACACCAagatgtgacatagcaatgacattcttatactCAGCACCAACATATGACGtagcaatgacactcatatagtcaacaccaacatgtgacatagcaatgaaactctttacctcaacaccaacatgtgacatagcaatgaaactctttacctcaacaccaacatgtgacatagcaatgacactattatactcaacaccaacatgtgacgtagcaatgacactcttatactcaacaccaacctGTGACATAGCAGTGACACTAGTATACTCagcaccaacatgtgacataacaatgacactcttatagtcaacaccaacatgtgacataacaatgacactctttacctcaacaccaacatgtgacataacaatgaaactctttacctcaacaccaacatatTACacagcaatgacactctttacccaAACACCAGCATGTggcatagcaatgacactcttatactcaacaccaacatatgACGTAGCAGAGACACTCTTATaatcaacaccaacatgtgacatagcaaggacattcttatactcaacaccagcaTGTCAgttagcaatgacactcttatactcaacaccaacatgtgacatagcaatgacactcttatagtcaacaccaacatgtggcatagcaatgacactcttatactcaacaccaacatgtgacatagcaatgacactcttatagtcaacaccaacatgtggcatagcaatgacactctaatgatcaacaccaacatgtgacatagcaatgatactcttatagtcaacaccaacatatgacatagcaatgacactcttatagtcaacactaacatgtgacataacaatgacattcttatactcaacaccaacatgtgacatagcaatgacactcttatagtcaacaccaacatgtgacatagcaatgacactcttatactcaacaccaacatgtgacataccaatgacactcttatagtcaacaccaacatgtgacatagcaatgacattcttatactcaacaccaacatgtgacatagctatgacactcttatactcaacaccagcaTGTCAgttagcaatgacactcttatactcaacaccaacatgtgacatagcaatgacactcttatagtcaacaccaacatgtgacatagcaatgacactcttatactcaacaccaacatgtgacatagcaatgacactcatatagtcaacaccaacatgtgacatagcaatgacactcttatactcaacaccaacatgtgacatagcaatgacactcttatactcaacaccaacatgtgacatagcaatgacactcttatactcaacaccaatatgtgacatagcaatgacactcttatgcTCAACACCAACACGTGGCATATcaatgacattcttatactcaacaccaacacgTGGCATATcaatgacattcttatactcaacaccaacatgtgacatagcaatgacattcttatactcaacaccaataTGTCAgttagcaatgacactcttatactcaacaccaacatgtgacatagcaatgacactcatatagtcaacaccagcatgtgacatagcaatgacactcttatactcaacaccaacatgtgacatagcaatgacactcatatagtcaacaccaacatgtgacatagcaatgacactcttatagtcaacaccaacatgtgacatagcaatgacactcttatactcaacaccaacatgtgacatatcaatgacattcttatactcaacaccaacatgtgacatagcaatgacattcttatactcaacaccaataTGTCAGTTAGCAATGACATTCTTATtatcaacaccaacatgtgacatagcaaggacattcttatactcaacaccaacatgtgacataaccatgacactctttacctcaacaccaacatgtgacatagcaatgacattcttatactcaacaccaacatgtgacataaccatgacactctttacctcaacaccaacatgtggcATAGCAAGGacattcttatactcaacaccagcaTGTCAgttagcaatgacactcttattatcaacaccaacatgtgacatagcaaggacattcttatactcaacaccaacatgtgacatagcaaggacattcttatactcaacaccagcatgtgacatagcaatgacactcttatactcaacaccagcatgtgacatagcaaggacattcttatactcaacaccaacatgtgacataaccatgacactctttacctcaacaccaacatgtgacatagcaatgacattcttatactcaacaccaacatgtgacataacaatgacactctttacctcaacaccagcttgtgacatatcaatgacaccCTTTACCttaacaccaacatgtgacatagcaatgacactcttatactcaacaccaacatatgacatagcaatgacactctttacctcaacaccaacatgtgacatagcaatgacactctttacctcaacaccaacatgtgatgtagcaatgacattcttatactcaacaccaacatgtgatgTAGCAGCGACACtattatactcaacaccaacatgtcacttagcaatgacactcttatagtcaacaccaacatatgACATAGCAAcaacactcttatagtcaacaccaacatatgACATAGCAACAACACTTTTATAGTCGGCACCAACATGTCATTTAGCAAcaacactcttatagtcaacatcAACATATGACATAGCAAcaacactcttatagtcaacaccaacatgtgacacaGCAGTGACATTCTTATGCTCatcaccaacatgtgacatagcaatgacactctacctcaacaccaacatgtgacatagcaatgacactcttatactcaacaccgacatatgacatagcaatgacactcttatactcaacaccaggATGTGGCGTAGCAGTaccactctttacctcaacatcaacatgtcacttagcaatgacactcttatactcaacaccaaaatgtgacatagcaatgacactcttatactcaacaccaacatgtgacgtagcaataacactcttatactcaacaccaacatgtgacatagcaatgtcactcttatactcaacaccaacatgtgacgtaGCAATGACATTAATACACTCATCACAAACAAGTTACAGATCACACTTATAGGCAAtgcaaacttgaaaaaaatacaaacatggcTCACTTATAcccaccacaaacatacaccattgctatattaatcttatactcaccacaaacatacaccattgctatattacccttatactcaccacacacatacaccattgctatatcacccttatactcacaacaaacatacaccattgctatattacccttatactcaccacacaCATACACCATTGTTATatcacccttatactcaccacaaacatacaccattgatatattacccttatactcaacACAAACATAcgccattgctatattacctttatactcaccacaaacatacaccattgctatatttcccttatactcaccacaaacatacaccattgatatattacccttatactcaccacaaacatacaccattgctatattatccttatactcaccacaaacatacaccattgttatattacccttatactcaccacaaacatacaccattgatatattacccttatactcaccacaaacatacaccattgctatattacccttatactcaccacaaacaaacaccattgctatatcacccttatactcacaacaaacatacaccattgctatattacccttatactcaccacacacatacaccattgctatatcacccttatactcaccacaaacatacaccattgctatattacccttatactcaccacaaacatacaccattgctatatcacccttatactcaacacaaacatacaccattgctatataacccttatactcaccacaaacatacaccattgctatattacccttatactcaccacaaacatacaccattgctatattacccttatactcaccacacacatacaccattgctatattacccttatactcaacACAAACATAcgccattgctatattacctttatactcaccacaaacatacaccattgctatatttcccttatactcaccacaaacatacaccattgatatattacccttatactcaccacacacatacaccattgctatattacccttatacacatcacaaacatacaccattgctatatcaccCTTATACACATCACAAACATACACTATTGTTATATTACACTTATACACATCACAAACATACACTATTGCTATATTACctttatactcaccacaaacatacaccattgctatatttcccttatactcaccacaaacatacaccattgatatattacccttatactcaccacacacatacaccattgctatattacccttatactcaccacaaacatacaccattgctatattacccttatactcaccacacacatacaccattgctatattacccttatactcaacACAAACATAcgccattgctatattacctttatactcaccacaaacatacaccattgctatatttcccttatactcaccacaaacatacaccattgatatattacccttatactcaccacacacatacaccattgctatattacccttatacacatcacaaacatacaccattgctatatcaccCTTATACACATCACAAACATACACTATTGTTATATTACACTTATACACATCACAAACATACACTATTGCTATATTACctttatactcaccacaaacatacaccattgctatatttcccttatactcaccacaaacatacaccattgatatattacccttatactcaccacacacatacaccattgctatattacccttatactcaccacaaacatacaccattgctatattacacttatactcaccacaaacatacaccattgctatatcaccCTTATACACATCACAAACATACACTATTGTTATATTACACTTATACACATCAcacacatacaccattgctatattacctttatactcaccacaaacatacaccattgttatattacccttatactcactacaaacatacaccattgctatattacacTTATACAcatcacaaacatacaccattgctatattacccttatactcaccacaaacatacactattgctatattacccgtatactcaccacaaacatacaccattgctatatcacccttatactcaccacaaacatacaccattgctatattacccttatactcactaaaaacatacaccattgctatataacccttatactcaccacaaacatacaccattgctatattacccttatagtcaccacaaacatacaccattgctatattacccttatactcaccacacacatacaccattgctatatcacccttatactcacaacaaacatacaccattgctatattacctttatactcaccacaaacatacaccattgctatattacacTTATACAcatcacaaacatacaccattgctatattacctttatactcaccacacacatacaccattgctatattacccttatactcaccccaaacatacaccattgctatattacccttatactcaccacaaacatacaccattgctatattacctttatactcaccacaaacatacaccattgctatataacccttatactcaccacaaacatacaccattgctatattacccttatactcaccacaaacatacaccattgctatataacccttatactcaccacaaacatacaccattgctatattacccttatactcaccacaaacatacaccattgctatataaCCCTTATACACAACAACTCATATGATATGAAGCAGCTGGTAGACACCCAACATTTTACACGGAAATACCACTAAGTATTTTCTAAGCTTTGATCATTTTTTTGAATCGACACAAAATActgttaatcagacaggtttaatggacaacacatatttgttagaattatataaagtggggtctcattttattcgtaacacagaactgaatcagatcgttaaggttttattttgtttcgtgatgaaaaattattttgtaaacatctgattttaatgagaagttgatgagaacaagttgtgttaacttctttagtcagataatgttaattctacagatctaatgtaaaacgtcttttaaaaataacaaatatttgacagaattatataaagtgaggtcttatttttcttgtctcttcgcactgaatcagaaaatataactcgttttaatgtttcttgaatttttttttttttaactttgatcaTTCTACGTAATCATTGTTAAccagacaggtttaatggacaacaaatatttgatagaattatataaagtggggtctcaatttaattgttttgtccACTTGAgtccattgatataaatattgtttatgtttctagaaaaaagtttttttttaacctgacagttctgatggaagttctgacatcttacaataaaacatgttgtttatttgttgtttatgtagaatataaataaaagtgtgactggtcattttattcagttttgaccactgattcatgtgatatatattttgtttatatttattacacaacattgtccagtttatgacacaagttttgatgtctgttatatgttgatattacagtTTGGAAGGACACCATTAATGTGGGCCGCTGAGAGAGGACACCTGGAGGTTGTGACTTACCTGGTCACTCACGGCAGTCAGTTAGACGCTACATCCACCGTggtaatgatagatataatgaccttactctgaccaaacatcactttatacagaatctacacaaaatcatgtttttaatcagacaggtttaatggacaacaaatatttgttagaattatataaagtggggtctcattttattcgtaacacagaactgaatcagatcgttaaggttttattttgttttttgatgaaaaattattttgtaaacatcttAATGAGAAGTTAATGAGAACAAGTTGTGTTAACTTCTTTAGTtagataatgttaattctacaaatctaatgtaaaacatcttttaaaaataacaaatacttgacagaattatataaagtggggtcttatttttcttgtctcttcgtACTGAGTCAGAAAATATTActcgttttaatgtttcttgaaaaaaagttttttttttcacttttgtcATTCTTattaatcattgttaatcagacagatttaatggagaacaaatatttgttagaattatataaagtggggtctcattttaattgtcttgtccagctgagtccattgatataaatattgtttatgtttctagATATGTTTCtagaaataagtttttttttaacctgccagttctgatggaagttctgacatctaacaataaaacatgttgtttatttgttgtttatgtagaatataaataaaagtgtgactggtcattttattcagttttgtccactgattcatgtgatatatattttgtttatatttattacacaacattgtccagtttatgacaaaagttttgatgtctgttatatgttgatattacagtTTGAAAGGACACCATTAATGTTTGCCGCTATGAGAGGACACCTGGAGGTGGTGACTCACCTGGTCACTCACGGCAGTCAGTTAGAGGCCACAGACACCTAcgtaatgatagatataatcaccttactctgaccaaacatcattttatacagaatctacacaaaatcatgttgttaatcagacaggttttatggaaaacaaatatttgttagaattatataaagtggggtctcattttattcgtaacacagaactgaatcagatagtaaaggttttattttgtttcttgacaaaaaattattttgtaaacatctgattttaatgagaagttaAAGAGAACGAGTTGTGTTAACATCTTAAGTCAGATAATATTAATTctacagatttaatgtaaaacatcttttaaaaataacaaatacttgacagaattatataaagtggggtcttatttttcttgtctcattgtgctgaatcagaaaatattactcgttttaatgtttcttgaaaaaagttttttttttcaactttaatcattctactgaatcaacataaaatcatgttgttaatcattCATGttaaatggacaacaaatactTGTGAGACTTATATAAAGTGAGGGTTGCTATTATTTGACTTGTTACACTTATATAATTAAGagcttattatttttttttaccttttttgtttCACTGAATCAGAAAAAGTGAATTTATATCTTAATCTACCATTTAATAgtttatacacaaatataattggatatttttttactcgatgttatatttcttacatttggtaaattgtttgacTCCTCTcatgattttgttatcacaCACCATTaccatgtttatatttttatattgttatagtaTGGAGAAACAGCTTTACATTATGCTGCTCAGTATGGAAATattgatgtaacaaaatggataatAGATCAAGGATGCAGTCCTTGGGTGAAATCAAAACAGGTAACATTCAGTTTTATTCTTAttagatagatatatattttattctctaAAAACTTAATACAAGTCAACAGAGAAAGTACAATTAtagtataaatacaaatacatgtacaatagttGAGGGTAAACAGCTgcagataaaatataataaagtacaACTTTTAAGTTTATGATGAAATACCTGTATAATAAGCAGGTTAAACTAAATATGAAGAAATCAGTCTGTGTGTAACTTTTACATGGAGGGACAAACCTTCTTATTAATACACTTAATGAGTGAACACAGTTTTCTTAAGGAGGCTcacgggtataagattttcagaaaaaaattaaacaataatttttcattacaaatttcatttattaccTTCAGTAGTTATTACTTTATCATTATGGTACAagaatcattccaaaaaatcaattcttgTTGGCCtcggtgacttttaaaatgtagatatcattgaaaaagctccaaattatctccctttggtgcaaaaatgacattttttggcattaaaatagaaatatcttaaatttactcattggtgacctatattttttattgttgttttcgaaaaagctgtacataaactaaataactgtaaaatttaagcgatttctgtaatttagttctttttttatttcgatactACAACTATTTCCCCTATCAGgtcaacacacctaacaccaataccacactactgacacaacaaccatctcatgacactctaccaacacaccctacatcaatcatatactactaatacaactaccatctcatcatactccatcAACACACcaaacaccaatcctacataaCTGACACCACTACCATCTCATCCTACTCCACCAACACAacacaccaatcatacactactgacacaacaaccatctcatgatactctaccaacacaccctacatcaatcatatactactgacacaactatcatctcatcatactccaccaacacacctaacataaatcctacattactgacacaactaccatctcatcatactcatGACACTCTTCCAACTCACCTGACACTAATcccacattactgacacaactaccatctcatcatactccaccaacacacctaacaccaatcctacactactgacactttactaccatctcatcacactccaccaacacacctaacaccaatcctacactactgacacaactactatctcatcatacatcaccaacacacctaacaccaatcctacattactgacactacaccaactcatcatactctaccaacacacctaacaccaatcctacattactgacactacaccaactcatcatactctaccaacacaccctacaccaatcctacactactgacacaactaccatctcattaAACATCAGCAAcgcacctaacaccaatcctacattactgacacaactaccatctcatcatactccaccaacacacctaacaccaatcctacattactgacacaactaccatctcatcatactccaccaacacaccctacaccaatcctaaatactgacacaactaccatctcattaAACATCAGCAACACACTTAataccaatcctacattactgacacaactaccatctcatcatactccaccaacacagcTAACACCAATTATACATTattgacacaacaaccatctcatcatgcTCTACCAACACatcctacaccaatcctacattactgacacaactaccatctcatcat
The nucleotide sequence above comes from Mytilus trossulus isolate FHL-02 chromosome 5, PNRI_Mtr1.1.1.hap1, whole genome shotgun sequence. Encoded proteins:
- the LOC134718394 gene encoding ankyrin repeat domain-containing protein 23-like; the protein is MLILQFGRTPLMWAAERGHLEVVTYLVTHGSQLDATSTVFERTPLMFAAMRGHLEVVTHLVTHGSQLEATDTYYGETALHYAAQYGNIDVTKWIIDQGCSPWVKSKQGKTPYDLVKIGKYDDEERKRKKEEVMDFLKIR